The sequence TTTTATCTACGGACTTCCCGTAATATGGGCTTTTATCGGTATTTTAATAAGACATACTTCTGAAAATGGCTTTGAAGGCAAATATCCCGGGATTATCATTCTTCTTATTGTAATCATTATCCTTCTGCTCATTACAGATGTTTATATATTAGTGTCAGACAAAGAAAAGCTAAAAAGTTTTAAGCTGTTTAAGCGACTAAAATGACGGGAAATAGAAAAAAATAATCGCAGTATTATAATTTTTTACAGCCTCTTATGATATAATAGCGAAGGAAAAATATAATAGCGAAGGAAAAAAATTTAAATAAACTGCGGACGTTATTTTTAAATTTATCATAATTTTAAAGCCATAATAATAAAAAACAGAAGGGAGGTTTATTTTAAAAAAGCAGTTGTAAGGTTGCTTCCGGTATTTAGTCAGGTGCTTAATCAAAAAGCAAATTTTATTTTCGTTTCAGCTTTTCATGTTATGTTCATCAAATGAAAAGCCGAAATAAGATTTAAGTTTTATGTAATTGCTGTTTTGATGTAAAAGAATCTAAGTTCACCAAGGAGGTCTGTAAATGATTCAGATTACTACCCAAACAATTCAGATTGTTGCGATATTGATATCGCTTCTTTCTCTTGGTGTTGCTGCATGGCTGTACTCATGGGTGAAATCCCAGCCTTCATCCAATGCCCGTATTGCTGAAATCGGAGGATATATCCGCCAGGGAGCAAATACCTTTTTAAGACGTGAATATCTTATTCTCGCCCGTTTTACTGCTATAGCGGCTGTACTGATTCTCATTTTCCTTCCTCATCCTATCTGGTCAGGTAATATTACTCAAAATATCTGGATGGCTGTATCATATATTTTTGGTACGGTTCTTTCAGCACTGGCGGGAAAAATAGGTATTCAGATTGCAACTATTGCCAACATTAAGTCTGCCGAAGCAGCACAAAAAGGTGTTAAACCGGCCTTTATGACAGGATTCCGCGGAGGCGCTGTAATGGGTATGGCCGTTGTAGGTACCAGCCTCTTGGGAGTTACCCTTGTTCTATTGATAGTCGGAGATGCCAGCGCAGTCCTTGGTTTCAGTTTTGGTGCAAGTTCACTGGCTCTCTTCGCAAAAGCCGGAGGCGGTATATTTACAAAAACTGCTGACATCAGCGCCGACCTGGTAGGTAAGGTGGAGCTCGGTCTTGAAGAAGACGATCCGAGAAATCCCGCAGTTATAGCCGACAACGTCGGAGACAACGTAGGTGATGTTGCCGGAATGGGCGCAGACCTCTTCGACTCCAACGTTGCCTCAATGGCCGCTGCACTGGTTATGGCCACTGCTCTCGGAGGACCTGACAGCAAAAACGTAGCAATGGTTTTCGCCTATGCGGCAATAGGTCTTTTGTCTTCGGTTATTGGAGTGGCTACGGCACGCATCGGCAAAAACGGTGACCCGGGAAAAGCTCTCAACAGTTCCACTTATGTGACCACCGCCATTTTTGCCGTACTTACGGCTTTGTCAACCTACATCTTTAACTTCGAATGGCGTATTTGGGGCGCAACTGCCATAGGTCTGATAGTCGGAACCATTATAGGTCTTACCTCTGACTATTTCACAAACGACGCAAAACCTCCGGTTCGAGCCGTTGCAAATGCTTCAAAGTCAGGACCTGCTTTTACCATACTTTCAGGTTTTTCCTACGGATTGCTAAGTGCCCTTCCTTCACTGATTGGTATAGCAGTAACTGCTTTAATATCCTATTATATTTGTGAACCTCTCGGAAGCGGCTATGGAATGTTCGGTATTTCAATGTCAGCTCTCGGTATGCTTTCAATAGTCGGAATGATTATTTCTAACGACGCTTACGGTCCGATTGTTGATAATGCCCGCGGTCTGGCTGAAATGGGCGGCTTTGGTGAAAAGGTTATTGCCATTGCCGACGAACTGGATTCAGCCGGAAACACTGTCAAGGCGGTAACAAAAGGATTCTCCATAAGTGCCGCAGGTCTTACGGTTATATCCCTTTTGGGTGCTTTCATGAGTGAGGTAAACACTGCTGCATCCGAATTGGGTGTTCAGGGAATTGCGAACTTCGATATCATGAATCCAACTGTATTCTTCGGACTTATAGTTGGTGTGGCAATCCCGGCAGTATTCTCTGCAATGTTGATGCTGGGTGTTGACAAAAACGCTCAGAGAATGGTTGCTGAGATTCATCGTCAATGGGATACAATTCCGGGGCTTAAAGAAGGAAAGGAAAATGCCAAACCGGATTACGACAAGTGTATAGATATCGCTACAACAGGCTCTCTTAAGGAATTGATCCCTGCCGGATTAGTTGCAATATTCTCGACCATACTTGTCGGCTTTATCGGCGGTGCATCGGCAATCGGAGGATTTTTGACCGGTAACATTACTTCCGGACTCCTGCTTGCACTTCTGATGTCCAATGCAGGCGGTCTTTGGGACAACTCCAAAAAGTATGTTGAGGCAGGAAATTGCGGCGGAAAAGGTTCAACAGCACACAAAGCTGCCGTTGTGGGAGATACCGTAGGTGACCCGTTCAAAGATACTGCCGGTCCTTCCATCAATACGCAGATTACCGTTGTGTCACTGGTTTCTTCGCTGCTTGCATCATTGTTCCTTATGTACTCAATTTTCTAAAAAAGCGAAACGGATTTGCTTTAATAAGTGTTGCGTAAAAAGCCTTCCTTTCACGGAAGGCTTTTTGCGTTTTTTGCTTCTAAGACTAAAACAAAACGTTCAATATTTCTTACACTACCGGCGTATAATTTCGACTCAAACTGTTCGAATATATCCTTATATTTGCATAAAATATGAAACAGTCACATCAGCCTAAACTGCGTGCCCTCAGTGTTTCACTATTTTTACTTCATTTTTTCAATCTGTTTTTCAATCAAAAACACTATAGATATTTTTTCAATTTAGTATTATAATGTTCTAATGTTTGATAAGAATATCACATTCAAACTAACTTGAAAATGTTTTTATTGAGGAGTTTTTATTCATGAACAAAAGTCAAACAAAAATAAATGATTTTGTCTATGGATTTAAAAAAGGAACACCGATTCTATTAGGATACATACCGGTAGCTTTTACTTTCGGCCTTATGGCTGTCGGCGGCGGACTTCATCCGTTAATGGCAGTGTTTATTTCCCTGACCAACCTTACCAGCGCAGGGCAGTTTGCCGGTACAAATTTAATTATCCAGGGTGCGGGTTATCTTGAAATTGCCCTTACCACCTTCGTTATAAATATCAGGTACATGCTGATGTCTCTTTCTCTGTCTCAAAAAATCGATCCAAAGATTACACTTTGGCAGCGTCTTGTCTTCGGATTTGGAATAACCGACGAAACCTTTTCGGTGGCTTCAATGGAAAAAGGAAGGTTGTCTTATTTCTATATGTTGGGGCTAATCGCAGGACCAATTTTCGGCTGGAGTTTCGGAACGGCTTTAGGTGCCTTCACCAGTTCCGCATTGCCCGAATCCCTGAGCAATGCAATGGGTATTGCCTTGTTCGCCATGTTTATTGCAATAATAGTTCCGCCTGCAAAAAAATCCAGACCGGTTCTGATGATTGTACTTATTTCAGTTGCGATAAATCTGGCTTTAAAATATATCCCTCTCTTTAGCTTTATTTCAAGCGGTTTTGCTATTATTATTTCCACCGTACTTGGTGCCGGAATCGGTGCCGCCATATGGCCCATAAAAGAAGAAAATCCCGTTTTAAAGGAGGAGTAAAATCATGCCGTATGCACTCATTGCCGCTTTGTTAATGGCGCTTGTTACATATTTGCCCAGGGTACTTCCCATTGCCGTCTTTAGAAAAGAAATCAAATCAACTTATATAAAATCTTTTTTACGGTATGTCCCTTATGCAGTATTGGGAGCACTTACGTTTCCGGACATTTTTAGTTCCACCAACAATTACGGCACTGCCATCTGCGGCACTGTTGTCGCTTTAATTCTGGCTTATATGGAAAAAAGCCTTTTTATAGTGGCATTGGGAGCAATATTGACCGTATATGTCACCGGATTGTTTCTATAGTAATCCCGCTGTACTTCTTAAAATCCTCAATCATCTCCGCGGTTAATTCTTTTCTTCTGCATATTTGCTCATAAAGCCGGACGCTTTTTCTCGGTATCCTCTCCTGCGTGCGGAAATTGCAGTCGTAAAGGCCGAAATCCGTTGACTCACCTTCAAGCCATTCGAAGTTATCCATCAGCGTCCAGTAATAATACCGTTCTATCGGAATCCCTTCTTTTATGGCTTTTGCAATATAAGCAAGATGGCTGGCAATAAAGCTCGGCCGTTTGGTGTCATTTTTATCGCTTATTCCGTTTTCGGTTATATAAATGGGAAGTTTATATTTCTTATAGTACCTCTTGCATACTTTGTATATGCCTTCCGGATATATGTCCCACCCGAGGTCCGATTTGGTCAAATCCTTGTCACATACAAGCTCGTGAAAATAAAGGGACGGGTCAAATACGAACTCAACAATATTTCTTGTATAATAATTAATTCCCAAAAAATCCGCATACCTGCCTTTTTTATGGCTTGAACCCTTTTTGGAAAGAGGAAACATCATGTGCCCTGTCGTCATGCCTTCCATAAACATTTCGTTAAACAGATAATCTACAACTTTGGCTATCATTTTTCCGGTAGAACTTATCCCGTCAAAGATGCGAAGGTGCATTGCCGTTCCTACCATTGTCCTGCCTGCAAATTTGCGCTCTCTTCTTATCCTATGTATCAGCCGGTATAGTTTTACATGGGTGTTTATAAGCTCTGCCGTAACCTTTAACCCTTCAGACAGGCTTCTTTCCCCCGGAGGGAAAATGCCGATTACATAACCAAAATCAACATAGACATTGGGCTCGTTAAAGGTTACCCAGTCGCTTACAAGGTCACCCAAATTTTCAACCACATACTTCACATATTCTATAAAAATATCTGCATTGCCCGTTTTTTTCCATCCCCCCATTTCATGAAACCAAATGGGCTCGGAAAAGTGATGAAGCGTAACCAGAGGCTTTATGTTGTTCTCCACCAAAAGCTTAATCTCATCTCTGTAATGTTTCATTGCGTCATCGGAAAATTTGCCCCTGGAAGGCTCTATTCTGCTCCACTCAAGACTCATTCTGTGGGTTTGAACTCCCAAGTTCTTCAACAGCTCCGTATCCTCCTCCACCCTGTTCCAATGGTCACATGCAGTGATACAGCTGCTGGAGTCCTTGATACGTCCTTCCTGGCACCACTTATACCATGTATTTCCCGTATCCCCACCCTCAATCTGAGTACTTGCGGTAGCGGTTCCAAACATGAATTCATCATTAAGCTTAAAAGTAACCATTATCGCCACCCCCTTTACACGTTTATATGTTTATCTGAAGTATTCTTTAAGCTTCACCGGCTTCTCTATTTCATCCCTGCCGACGTACAAGGTACCGTCATCCTTGGTTTTTACACTCCATTTGACAAGTGCTATCTTTCCATGTACAATCTCTATTCCCGTTATGCCATAAGGATGGACACAGCAGCCGTCATTAAAATATGGTGGCTGGCCGACCGCCGGAAATACCGCTCTGTGAGTGTGGCCTGCAATAATCATCTGATTGTTGCTCTTGACCCAGTCTACAATCTTGTTTGCAATAACTGTTTTTTTCCGGTCATTTTTCGATGCACTGTTTGGGTCCCGAATTCCCAACAACTCAAGCGGTCTCCATAAATACCTTACAAAAAATTTGCTGACCCTCCACAATTTGTCGTTTGCAAAATCCGCCTGATGTCCGTGTACAAGAAATATTTTGTCTCCCGTGACCCTGTGCCGTAAAATCAAACCCTCGTGTACTTTTGTTTTAAAAAATGCGGCTACATTTCTTTTGTCGCCGTCTTCCAAATACTTAAAACTTTTTCTTTCCCTAAGGGTTCTCAATGCATACTTTTTCTTCTCAATATCATGATTGCCGTAGATAAAGTAAGCCCTGCCTTCATCAATAAACCTGGTCAGCAAGGAAAAGACGTCTCTGTGTTCACTTATTATGTCACATATATTGTCATTTTCCCACAGCTCGTCTCCATCCCCCAGTTCTATATAAGTAAAATTATTGCGATAGTAATAGGTCAGTGCAGCATAGTAAATGTTCTTGTTTTTACTGAAATTATCCGCCCAGCTTCCGTCTCCCCTGTGACAATCGCTCATTATGATAATTTTGGAAAAATCATCAAAAGGAATCTCCTCCGCAGACTCAAAAACTTCCGACAACCTCTTGAATTCATACATTTCAAACACCCCCACAAATACCGCAAAACCTATTCCGGCATGCTTATTCCGTCAAATGCCTTTGAATCCTTTTATAGGAGCTGTACAACTCTTTTGGTCTTCCCAAACCAAGAATGTGCTGATACAATTCCGGCGCTTTTTCACGGATTGCAGCTATCTTTTCTTCCAAAGTAACGCATCCTTTTGTAACTTCATTATATAGGTCACATAAAAGTTTGTTTTTTTTCTGGATGATTTCATCAGTTACCTTTGTTCGTGTAAAAGGCTGGGGAGTACGAGGCTTGTCAAATATTACCCTTACGGAATTTCCGTATCTTTTTATCTCCTTGTTTGTATATCCCGCTCTCTTCAATCCGTCAATAAATGCCGAACACATCACAGCATCTTTTAATGTTATGGTAATCTCCATGGTCAATTCCCACGGCTGGGAGAATTCACCAAGTTTGAAACCTGTCAACCACCAATGCCGGTCTCCGCGCTCAAAAAGTACTTTTCCATTCTTTTTTAAAGTAAATGACATCCATAAAAACTCATCATCCTTTATACTGTTATAAAAAGTTCCTTTAAATAACCCCGGAATGTTTATATCCGGTTTGTCGGTTGCATATACCCCCACCTCAGCACCGGTAGGCAAATCATATTGCCCTTTCCAGAACTGAATTAACCATCTCTTTCCCTTGTACTCAAAATGAATCGGCTCACAATCCACTATCATTCCTAAAGGTGCCGCCGCCTCATCATACAAACGGCAATATCCAAATTTTCTTTGCCATGCGTCTTTTGTGGAATAAAAAATGTCCTGCTTTTCGTCATACGCATAACCGGCAATGGCAAAGGATTGGTTGAGTTTTTGCTTGTCTGCCTTTTTTTTGCCTATTCCTATGAGAAACAAAAGCGCGTCAATATGTTTATTCAAAAACGAAACAAGTTTTATGAAAAGTTTTTTTCTGACAATCAGGGCAATTAAAACGATTACAACTAAAGCAATTATAGTTCCGGCGATAAGCAATACGTTTGAATTTAACAAAGCCGTTACGTCTCTCACCTCGTCAAACATAAGAATCCCACCCCAAACATAATTTCTTTGTAACATAATATTCTGAATCGAATGATTATGTTAATAGAATTGAAATTAATATAATTTGACAAAAAACTATTATTTTCTTATTTATTGTGATATAATTTTTTTTGTATTTGCGCAGATAGAAATTTATTTGTCGGGAAGTGGGATGATATGTTTGTTTTTCTCTTGATTGCATCATTCTTAACGGGATTTTGCCTGCTTAAAAAATTAACTCAAATAAAATCCCCGATAATGATTATTTCTGGTTCTTTTCTAATAGGGTCCGTTTTTTCCGGCACACTGCTATACTGGCTTGATATACTTTTCGTTAAAACCCTGAGCAACTACTATCTCAGCAATATAGCATACCTCGTAATATCTTTTGCTTTTATAGCATACGTATACCGAACAAACAGCAAAATATTCAAAGAGCTTCTTGACACGATAAAAGAGTTCTGCCGTGACAGAGTTGCAATAATTTGCTTTATCGCTTTTGTTTTATTTTCAACGTGGTTCAATTATGATACCTTCAGTTTGTCAAACGGAAGCATCACCATGTCCGGGGGAGCATGGAGCGATTTAACTCTTCACAACGGATTTGTACGTTCCATAAGCATTGGCCAAAACATTCCGGTTGAGCATATCTTTTACGCCAATACTCCGGCAAAATATCACTTTCTGTTTGACTACTATGTGGGTAAAATAACCCAAACCGGCCTGCATTCGGTTCACGCCTTGAATCTTATGTGTATTTTGAGTCTTTCTTTCCTGCTGTTAATGATATTTCAGTTTGGAAGAACAGTATTTAAAAATGATGCCGTGGGAATTCTCGGCGCCCTCTTTTTATTGTTCCACAGCTCAATAAGCGGTTTAAAGTGGGTTGCCGAAAACTGGGGCTGGGATATATTCAAGAAAATGTATGAAAAAACCGGCTGGCTGGCTTCAACCATGTTTGAAGGCTGGGGGCTTTTTAACCTGAATGTTTTCGTAAATCAGCGGCACTTTGCCTTCTCCTTGGCATTTCTTGTTTTCATCGTTACATATGTGATTTCTATGTATGAAAATGAAAAAGAGACAAAAAATCCGGAACCGGGAAGCGGTGAAATAATCCCATTGAACCTGCGTAACGATTATTCATGGCTTTTATCAAGCTGTCTTATAGGAATTGCTGTAGGTATCATGCCTTACTGGAACTCTGTTGTAAACACGGCTCTGCTTTCATTTTTGGGACTGTATACAATTATAAATATAAGAAAAAAAGATGTCTTTATTCCAATGTTTATCTCAACCGCCATAGCCGGACTTGTTTCACTGCCGCAGCTTCTGAGATTTAAATCAGGTGCTTCGAGCCTGACAGAATATCCAAAGTTTCATATCGGCTATGAAGTGGGACGCTTTGACATATTGGATTTAACAGAATTTTACTTCAAAGTCCTGGGATTAAAATTAATTATAATTGTTATAGCATTTTTGATTGTACCCAACAGAAAAAAAATACTGTTCCTTATCCTTTCAGTGCCGTTTGTACTGGCCAATTTACTGCAGCTTGGCGTGGTGCTGTATGACAATAACAAACTCATGATTTCATCACTCATATTTATAAACTGCCTGGCAGCTTACTACTTAGTAGAACTTTTCCGCCAAAAACATGTAATACTTAAATTCATATCCGTTATCCTTTGTCTCTGCCTTATGATTGCCGGAGTGCTTGACTTAATGTCAGTCAAGAATCTTCCCAAAGTCAATGTGGCAGACAAATCAGACTTCACACAGTGGATTATTGAAAACACCGAACCGGGCTCAACTTTCCTTACTCTGCCGACCATACAATATAATGACAACGCAGTATCCAACATACTGATGGCAGGCGGTAAAATGTATGTACATAATGCAGCCGACTCGGCATACAAGCTCGCCGAACGCTTCAACATTCTAAACACCATATTAAGGGGCGAAGAAAGTTTTGAAAAAATAAAAAGCATTATTGAGCAGGAAGGTATTGACTATATCGTGGTCAGTCCGGAACTCAGACAAAGCCAGGAATACCCGGTAAACGAGGAATTTCTCAAACAAAACTTTGTAACAAAATATGATTTTAACGGCATTACCGTTTACTCAATTTATTAGTGTTGTGCAG comes from Acetivibrio thermocellus ATCC 27405 and encodes:
- a CDS encoding sodium-translocating pyrophosphatase; amino-acid sequence: MIQITTQTIQIVAILISLLSLGVAAWLYSWVKSQPSSNARIAEIGGYIRQGANTFLRREYLILARFTAIAAVLILIFLPHPIWSGNITQNIWMAVSYIFGTVLSALAGKIGIQIATIANIKSAEAAQKGVKPAFMTGFRGGAVMGMAVVGTSLLGVTLVLLIVGDASAVLGFSFGASSLALFAKAGGGIFTKTADISADLVGKVELGLEEDDPRNPAVIADNVGDNVGDVAGMGADLFDSNVASMAAALVMATALGGPDSKNVAMVFAYAAIGLLSSVIGVATARIGKNGDPGKALNSSTYVTTAIFAVLTALSTYIFNFEWRIWGATAIGLIVGTIIGLTSDYFTNDAKPPVRAVANASKSGPAFTILSGFSYGLLSALPSLIGIAVTALISYYICEPLGSGYGMFGISMSALGMLSIVGMIISNDAYGPIVDNARGLAEMGGFGEKVIAIADELDSAGNTVKAVTKGFSISAAGLTVISLLGAFMSEVNTAASELGVQGIANFDIMNPTVFFGLIVGVAIPAVFSAMLMLGVDKNAQRMVAEIHRQWDTIPGLKEGKENAKPDYDKCIDIATTGSLKELIPAGLVAIFSTILVGFIGGASAIGGFLTGNITSGLLLALLMSNAGGLWDNSKKYVEAGNCGGKGSTAHKAAVVGDTVGDPFKDTAGPSINTQITVVSLVSSLLASLFLMYSIF
- a CDS encoding metallophosphoesterase, whose protein sequence is MYEFKRLSEVFESAEEIPFDDFSKIIIMSDCHRGDGSWADNFSKNKNIYYAALTYYYRNNFTYIELGDGDELWENDNICDIISEHRDVFSLLTRFIDEGRAYFIYGNHDIEKKKYALRTLRERKSFKYLEDGDKRNVAAFFKTKVHEGLILRHRVTGDKIFLVHGHQADFANDKLWRVSKFFVRYLWRPLELLGIRDPNSASKNDRKKTVIANKIVDWVKSNNQMIIAGHTHRAVFPAVGQPPYFNDGCCVHPYGITGIEIVHGKIALVKWSVKTKDDGTLYVGRDEIEKPVKLKEYFR
- a CDS encoding glycoside hydrolase family 1 protein; this encodes MVTFKLNDEFMFGTATASTQIEGGDTGNTWYKWCQEGRIKDSSSCITACDHWNRVEEDTELLKNLGVQTHRMSLEWSRIEPSRGKFSDDAMKHYRDEIKLLVENNIKPLVTLHHFSEPIWFHEMGGWKKTGNADIFIEYVKYVVENLGDLVSDWVTFNEPNVYVDFGYVIGIFPPGERSLSEGLKVTAELINTHVKLYRLIHRIRRERKFAGRTMVGTAMHLRIFDGISSTGKMIAKVVDYLFNEMFMEGMTTGHMMFPLSKKGSSHKKGRYADFLGINYYTRNIVEFVFDPSLYFHELVCDKDLTKSDLGWDIYPEGIYKVCKRYYKKYKLPIYITENGISDKNDTKRPSFIASHLAYIAKAIKEGIPIERYYYWTLMDNFEWLEGESTDFGLYDCNFRTQERIPRKSVRLYEQICRRKELTAEMIEDFKKYSGITIETIR
- a CDS encoding DUF4474 domain-containing protein — encoded protein: MFDEVRDVTALLNSNVLLIAGTIIALVVIVLIALIVRKKLFIKLVSFLNKHIDALLFLIGIGKKKADKQKLNQSFAIAGYAYDEKQDIFYSTKDAWQRKFGYCRLYDEAAAPLGMIVDCEPIHFEYKGKRWLIQFWKGQYDLPTGAEVGVYATDKPDINIPGLFKGTFYNSIKDDEFLWMSFTLKKNGKVLFERGDRHWWLTGFKLGEFSQPWELTMEITITLKDAVMCSAFIDGLKRAGYTNKEIKRYGNSVRVIFDKPRTPQPFTRTKVTDEIIQKKNKLLCDLYNEVTKGCVTLEEKIAAIREKAPELYQHILGLGRPKELYSSYKRIQRHLTE
- a CDS encoding AzlC family ABC transporter permease; its protein translation is MNKSQTKINDFVYGFKKGTPILLGYIPVAFTFGLMAVGGGLHPLMAVFISLTNLTSAGQFAGTNLIIQGAGYLEIALTTFVINIRYMLMSLSLSQKIDPKITLWQRLVFGFGITDETFSVASMEKGRLSYFYMLGLIAGPIFGWSFGTALGAFTSSALPESLSNAMGIALFAMFIAIIVPPAKKSRPVLMIVLISVAINLALKYIPLFSFISSGFAIIISTVLGAGIGAAIWPIKEENPVLKEE
- a CDS encoding AzlD domain-containing protein, translated to MPYALIAALLMALVTYLPRVLPIAVFRKEIKSTYIKSFLRYVPYAVLGALTFPDIFSSTNNYGTAICGTVVALILAYMEKSLFIVALGAILTVYVTGLFL